In bacterium, one genomic interval encodes:
- the rplV gene encoding 50S ribosomal protein L22: protein MEAVAKAQFVRGSARKMRQVMDLVRGRNVEEAINVLRFTRKKSAFTLEKVVRSAVANAVNIYGDKLHDPNTLTITEALCNDGPMMKRIQARAMGRAYRIRKRTCHVKIVVTSEE from the coding sequence ATGGAAGCTGTTGCAAAAGCTCAATTTGTAAGAGGTTCTGCCCGCAAGATGAGGCAGGTCATGGATCTTGTGCGGGGCAGGAATGTTGAGGAAGCCATCAATGTTCTCCGTTTTACGCGGAAAAAGAGTGCTTTCACCCTCGAGAAGGTTGTGAGATCAGCTGTTGCAAATGCGGTAAATATATATGGCGATAAACTGCATGATCCAAATACTCTCACGATTACCGAGGCATTGTGCAATGATGGTCCCATGATGAAAAGGATTCAGGCACGGGCGATGGGGAGAGCATACAGGATACGGAAAAGAACCTGCCATGTGAAAATCGTGGTAACTTCTGAAGAATAA
- the rpsS gene encoding 30S ribosomal protein S19, with amino-acid sequence MARSVKKGPFVDDHIMKKINDLNKRNEKKVIKTWSRRSTITPEFIGHTIAVHNGNKFVPVYITENMVGHKLGEFAPTRTYRGHGGKLVERAISLK; translated from the coding sequence GTGGCGCGGTCGGTAAAGAAAGGACCATTTGTAGACGATCATATCATGAAGAAGATCAATGATCTCAACAAACGGAATGAAAAGAAAGTCATAAAGACATGGTCCAGGCGTTCGACAATAACACCCGAGTTTATTGGTCACACGATAGCGGTGCATAACGGGAACAAGTTCGTACCTGTTTATATCACTGAGAACATGGTTGGGCACAAACTCGGGGAATTTGCCCCAACCCGAACATACCGTGGTCACGGCGGCAAGCTCGTAGAACGCGCCATATCGCTTAAATAA
- the rplB gene encoding 50S ribosomal protein L2: MGVKTYKPVTPSRRYMTTSDFKEITSTVPEKSLLAPLKSSGGRNSYGRITVRRRGGGHKRFYRIIDFKREKYGIIAKVDSVQYDPNRSARIALLLYADGEKRYILAPDGLNPGDTLMSGPNAEIRTGNSLPLAKIPLGSMVHAIELKPGKGAQFARSAGVSCQVMARDAGKVTLKLPSSEMRMFNEDCMATIGQVGNLEHSNESWGKAGKSRWVGKRPKVRGVAMNPHDHPHGGGEGKTSGGRHPVTPWGVPTKGYKTRKLKKASDKVIVKRRK; this comes from the coding sequence ATGGGTGTTAAGACATACAAACCGGTAACACCGTCGCGGCGGTACATGACGACGTCCGATTTTAAGGAGATAACGTCTACTGTTCCTGAAAAATCTCTCCTTGCTCCGCTCAAGAGTTCCGGCGGAAGAAACTCGTATGGCCGGATAACCGTTCGCAGGCGCGGTGGGGGGCATAAGCGGTTTTATCGTATTATCGATTTTAAACGTGAAAAGTATGGCATCATAGCAAAAGTCGATTCCGTACAGTATGACCCGAACCGTTCGGCGCGTATAGCGCTTCTGCTTTATGCCGACGGTGAGAAACGGTATATACTGGCTCCCGATGGTCTGAATCCGGGTGATACCCTGATGAGCGGGCCGAATGCCGAAATCCGTACGGGTAATTCACTTCCCCTGGCGAAAATACCCCTCGGGTCCATGGTGCATGCCATTGAGCTGAAGCCGGGGAAGGGCGCCCAGTTTGCCCGCAGCGCAGGTGTGTCGTGCCAGGTTATGGCCCGTGACGCAGGTAAGGTGACGCTGAAACTCCCGTCATCCGAAATGCGCATGTTCAATGAGGACTGCATGGCAACCATCGGGCAGGTCGGGAATCTCGAACATTCGAATGAGAGCTGGGGAAAAGCGGGCAAATCGCGTTGGGTCGGAAAACGTCCCAAAGTTCGTGGTGTGGCGATGAACCCCCATGACCATCCGCATGGCGGAGGAGAAGGTAAAACCTCAGGAGGCCGTCATCCGGTGACTCCATGGGGTGTGCCGACCAAGGGGTACAAGACCCGTAAACTGAAAAAAGCGTCCGATAAGGTCATTGTAAAACGCAGGAAGTAA
- a CDS encoding 50S ribosomal protein L23 — MKSMKNIIRKPIITEKATRLKDKSNKYVFEVVRDCNKIEIKKAVEELFGVTVESVKTYITHGKIRSRGRFFGKRPDWKRAVVELKQGDSIEFFEGV, encoded by the coding sequence ATGAAAAGCATGAAAAATATCATACGGAAGCCCATTATTACCGAGAAAGCCACGAGGCTTAAGGATAAGTCGAATAAATACGTATTCGAGGTTGTGCGGGACTGCAATAAAATCGAGATAAAAAAAGCTGTCGAAGAACTCTTCGGGGTGACTGTCGAAAGCGTAAAAACATACATAACACACGGTAAAATAAGGTCCCGCGGCAGGTTCTTCGGGAAAAGACCCGACTGGAAACGGGCTGTTGTCGAGCTTAAGCAAGGCGATTCCATCGAGTTTTTTGAAGGGGTCTGA
- the rplD gene encoding 50S ribosomal protein L4, producing the protein MKTVTVYRKDGSEAGTMELPEEIFGIEPNATVLYQVIKAYLANKRQGNASTKTRSEVDVTKSKPFRQKGTGRARAGSANSPLWVGGGIAFGPKPHSYSQKVNKKMRRLALKSAYSMKAQEDRIKIVEDFTLESPKTKEFVGMLKALGIAGEKTIFLMVGKDDTLHKSSQNIPRLNLEIAENANTYDLMNSDFLLFTKSAVEKVKEVFQG; encoded by the coding sequence ATGAAAACGGTTACGGTTTACAGAAAAGACGGTAGTGAAGCGGGAACCATGGAGCTGCCCGAGGAGATTTTCGGGATAGAGCCGAATGCGACTGTGCTCTACCAGGTTATAAAAGCGTACCTCGCCAACAAACGGCAGGGGAATGCTTCGACCAAAACACGGAGCGAGGTTGATGTAACGAAATCCAAGCCTTTTCGTCAGAAGGGAACCGGCCGTGCACGTGCGGGAAGTGCAAATTCTCCGTTATGGGTTGGTGGAGGTATTGCATTCGGACCAAAACCCCATTCGTACTCCCAGAAGGTTAACAAAAAAATGCGACGGCTTGCCCTCAAGAGTGCATACAGCATGAAGGCGCAGGAAGACAGGATTAAAATTGTCGAGGATTTCACGCTGGAAAGCCCGAAAACTAAAGAATTCGTCGGTATGCTTAAAGCGCTCGGTATCGCAGGTGAAAAAACCATATTCCTCATGGTCGGAAAAGATGATACTCTCCATAAATCTTCACAGAACATACCGCGCCTGAACCTGGAAATCGCAGAAAACGCAAATACCTACGATCTCATGAATTCGGATTTCCTTCTCTTTACGAAATCAGCGGTTGAGAAGGTAAAGGAGGTTTTCCAGGGATGA
- the rplC gene encoding 50S ribosomal protein L3, giving the protein MIGLIGRKIGMTQIYKENGEICPATVLEVGPCPVVQVKTAEGKDRYNAVKLGFWESRKVSKPIKGIVSKLGLPGVKVLSEFRVNNIADYLAGSVLKADVFAVGDTVIVSGTMKGRGFAGVTKRHRFKGGDDTHGCRAKRIPGSMGGSSDPSRIFKGKKLPGHYGAVKNTVKGLEVLVVDPENNVIFVKGAVPGPRKGIIFVTKQV; this is encoded by the coding sequence ATGATTGGACTTATCGGAAGAAAAATCGGAATGACCCAGATTTACAAGGAGAACGGCGAAATATGTCCGGCTACTGTTCTTGAGGTCGGTCCCTGTCCTGTTGTCCAGGTGAAAACCGCTGAAGGAAAAGACAGGTACAATGCCGTGAAGCTCGGATTCTGGGAATCCAGGAAAGTGTCTAAGCCCATTAAAGGAATTGTTTCGAAGCTCGGACTGCCCGGTGTCAAGGTATTGAGCGAGTTTCGGGTAAACAATATTGCTGATTACCTTGCCGGGTCTGTTCTCAAAGCTGATGTTTTCGCGGTCGGTGATACGGTGATAGTCAGCGGTACAATGAAGGGTCGCGGTTTTGCGGGTGTCACCAAACGTCACAGATTCAAGGGCGGCGATGATACTCACGGATGCCGTGCCAAGAGAATCCCGGGCTCAATGGGAGGTTCATCGGATCCTTCAAGAATTTTCAAGGGTAAGAAGCTTCCCGGGCACTATGGCGCTGTAAAGAATACGGTTAAGGGGCTGGAAGTTCTTGTCGTCGATCCCGAAAACAACGTGATTTTTGTCAAGGGTGCAGTACCCGGGCCGAGAAAAGGTATTATTTTTGTGACTAAGCAGGTTTAA
- the rpsJ gene encoding 30S ribosomal protein S10, with product MAGQKIRIKLKAYDHASLDHSSDEIVRTAKRTGARISGPVPLPTKRTIYTVLRSPFIDKKSREQFERRIHKRLIDIYDSNPQTVDSLMKLDLPAGVDIEIQV from the coding sequence GTGGCTGGTCAGAAAATCAGAATAAAATTAAAAGCTTACGATCATGCATCACTCGATCATTCGAGCGATGAGATTGTGAGAACGGCTAAACGCACCGGAGCGAGGATTTCGGGACCGGTACCTCTTCCGACAAAGAGGACGATATATACGGTTCTTCGAAGCCCTTTTATTGATAAGAAATCGAGAGAGCAGTTTGAGCGCAGGATACATAAACGTCTTATCGACATTTATGATTCCAATCCACAGACAGTGGATTCACTCATGAAACTCGACCTTCCGGCCGGAGTTGACATAGAAATACAGGTTTGA
- the tuf gene encoding elongation factor Tu (EF-Tu; promotes GTP-dependent binding of aminoacyl-tRNA to the A-site of ribosomes during protein biosynthesis; when the tRNA anticodon matches the mRNA codon, GTP hydrolysis results; the inactive EF-Tu-GDP leaves the ribosome and release of GDP is promoted by elongation factor Ts; many prokaryotes have two copies of the gene encoding EF-Tu), with translation FRTTDVTGILNLPEGVEMVIPGDSIEIYGELITPIAMNEGLRFAIREGGRTIGAGVVTQIIE, from the coding sequence TTTCCGCACGACAGATGTGACGGGGATACTGAATCTGCCCGAGGGAGTCGAGATGGTGATTCCGGGAGACAGTATCGAAATCTATGGTGAGCTGATTACCCCGATTGCTATGAACGAAGGGCTTCGATTCGCTATCCGCGAAGGCGGAAGGACGATCGGCGCCGGTGTGGTCACACAAATTATTGAATAA